TCTTTATTGTTGATTCTAATCATAAAATTGTGTCTGGAGCTGGAGCAGCCTTTAACAATACAGGCAAAAAACCGGCAGACACCATTGAGGGACTTCCCGAAGCGAAAAACGCTGAAAATGATACTCCTTCCATATCACAAATTCAATTTATGAATAGAAACGTGCTGGCCTTTACACTCAAGGACCCTGTCACCGGATGGAGCATTATCGCACTGTCGGATCTGGAGGATTACAGTGATGCTGCCCAACCGATTTTGAAACAAAGCCTCATCGTTATCGCCATATCCGTACTGGTTGCTGCTGTCATTATTTTCCTGATGATTCGTTCATTCCTGATTCCGCTGCGCAAGCTGCAAGCAGGAACACGTATCGTCCGGGATGGGAATCTGACCGAACGTGTTAACCTGTCCAGTAAGGACGAGTTCGGCGAGCTGGCCCAAAATTTTGACCAGATGACACATGCCTTGCATACGATGGTTTCCGAGGTCAATCAAACGTCCTCCCGACTTGCTTCCTCTTCCCTGATGATCAAGGAAAGCACGGAGCAAACAACAGAATCTGTACAGCATGTAGCGGAAACTGTCATGGAATCCGCCGAAAATGCGGCCACCAGCGCCGAGGCATCCGAGCAAACCGCCAATGCCGTTGAAGAAATGGCCAAAGGTGTCAGCACCATTGCCGAATCAGCCAGCTCTATCGTGGATTCAGCAGGACATACCGAGCATGATGTTGCTCAAGGCAGCAAAATGATTAGCAATGTGCGGGCACAGATGGACCGTATTCTGGAAGCTGTAAGTCAAACGGCTAGCCTGATGGATGAGCTGTCACAGCTCTCTGACAATGCGAAGCAGATGAATAGTGCTATTGCTGCCATTGCCAAGCAAACGAACTTGTTGTCCCTGAATGCATCCATTGAGGCTTCCAGAGCAGGCGAAGCCGGCCGTGGATTTGCCGTGGTCGCTATAGAAGTACGCAAGCTGTCGGAGCAATCCAAGGAAAGCGCCGATTCCATCAGTCAGATTATTACGCAGATGCTGGATCTGATTCAACGCTCTACTGCTACGATGAACGGCAATGTTCGTAACCAGGTGGGCGAAGGATTGCGCATCAGCCAGGATGCAGAAGGCGCTTTTGCGAATATTGAGCGCTCCACGTCTCATATCGTAGAGCAAATTCAAAGCGTATCCGCTGCCGCTGAAGAAATCTCGGCCAGCACGGAAGAGGTTTCGGCTACCGTGACCCATCTGGCAAGCCTGTCCCGCAGTTCGGCGGACAGCTCACAGACTACATCCGCTGCCGCACAGGAGCAGATGGCGGCCATGGAGGAAATCGCTTCTTCGTCCCAAGAGCTGTCCAGGATGGCACAGGATTTGCAAGCACTCGTGAAGCGATTTAAAATTTAACTTCCACATTAAAACAAGCCTTCGTCCGAATACGAGGGATTGACCCCTGTCTCACTAACAAGGTCAGTCCCTCATTACGACGAGGGCTTTTTAATTAAATGGGTTAAATGAATTTGTTACATGCTTATACACCCATCTGCCCCATTAACTGGCGCCGTTTATCCCCTTCCGGGTCATACTCCACAGTGATATTCTCATGAAAAATGGTCGTAGCGCGTTTTTCCCTGTCATACGCCGACCATTCCCTTTCTGGCAGCTCAGGCCTTCCAGTACGTGCAAAAGTCACCCATGCCTGCTGCATTTCCTGAGCCAACGTCCGCATCGACGGTTGAATCTCTAATCCGAGCTTGTCCAGCAGCTCCAGATTATCGAAAACAAACGCAATTTCCGCGCCATGAACGGCCTTTCTAAAGGTTGGATGCCCCTGAAATGTCCAGTCAAAACGATACATCCATACTGGCGCATAGGCTGACTGCGCAGCCGCGAGAGCTAAGGCAGGACGCCAAAAAATTAGATCGGTCAGCATTTGCGCCTGACCCTCAATCGTCACAGGAAAAGGTTCTGTCACTTCGGGGATATCCGGCATACCCGTCATCATTTCCAATGCGAGACACGCTGTCTTTTTGTCCATAAGATGGGATTCTTTACGGATGAAATAGTCACCCTCATGCAAGTTTGTTCCGATCAGAACACTTACCTGCTTCGCTGATCCTTGCGCAATCGCAGTCAGAGGCTCGCTAGGCAAAGTCACACCGTCCACAACGGGCTGGTAAATCATCGCCATACCCGGTCCAATCACTCCATGCGTCTTCGCCATCGCAAGCATCAGGGCATCCGTCGGCAGCGTAAACAACCGCTCAGGATGTTGAGTGTCCACACCCAATTGCTGCAGATACACAACTGCTATTTGCTCTGCCTGCGGAGTCGGCAGCACCTGCGAAGCACCGCTCTGCAAGATCGCGCGCTGGAACAAGCCTTCAGCAGCCGGCATCGCCAATAAAGCGGCAATACTCATCGCACCCGACGATTCACCGAACACCGTCACCTCGCCCGGGTTACCGCCAAAGACAGCGATGTGGTCCCTGATCCATTCCAGTGCGGCAATTTGGTCCAGCAGCCCCGCATTAGAAGTCAGACCATCTCCACGTGGAGTCAGATGCAAAAATCCGAACGGTCCCAGCCG
This DNA window, taken from Paenibacillus kribbensis, encodes the following:
- a CDS encoding methyl-accepting chemotaxis protein, which produces MTKAKQTIPWWTRFLRQFYLMRTRLIVAFLAVLLIPSALIGYFSYQGATTQLSQQMSGSVYTNLYLIRSNVNQYVSPIMKDVDVLATEIKSDSIAADEDALQKKLNVIVKAHPELDAALLGNAKGQYIRTPKKKEADYDPRERKWYKNAMQEKDKVSVSVPAVSVTTGNLVVNLSKTLEDGQGAIALSLNLDKMSQSLQSVKIGERGGLFIVDSNHKIVSGAGAAFNNTGKKPADTIEGLPEAKNAENDTPSISQIQFMNRNVLAFTLKDPVTGWSIIALSDLEDYSDAAQPILKQSLIVIAISVLVAAVIIFLMIRSFLIPLRKLQAGTRIVRDGNLTERVNLSSKDEFGELAQNFDQMTHALHTMVSEVNQTSSRLASSSLMIKESTEQTTESVQHVAETVMESAENAATSAEASEQTANAVEEMAKGVSTIAESASSIVDSAGHTEHDVAQGSKMISNVRAQMDRILEAVSQTASLMDELSQLSDNAKQMNSAIAAIAKQTNLLSLNASIEASRAGEAGRGFAVVAIEVRKLSEQSKESADSISQIITQMLDLIQRSTATMNGNVRNQVGEGLRISQDAEGAFANIERSTSHIVEQIQSVSAAAEEISASTEEVSATVTHLASLSRSSADSSQTTSAAAQEQMAAMEEIASSSQELSRMAQDLQALVKRFKI
- a CDS encoding carboxylesterase/lipase family protein, translating into MESITVHTRLGQLRGESGDGYHAWKGVPYAQPPVGELRFHAPQPLKPWEGVRAATRFGPICPQPMPSADSMTGNLAEPPEQSEDCLYLNVWTPASEAPVEGRPVMVWIHGGAFVTGSGIIPLYDGARMAQKGDIVVVTINYRLGPFGFLHLTPRGDGLTSNAGLLDQIAALEWIRDHIAVFGGNPGEVTVFGESSGAMSIAALLAMPAAEGLFQRAILQSGASQVLPTPQAEQIAVVYLQQLGVDTQHPERLFTLPTDALMLAMAKTHGVIGPGMAMIYQPVVDGVTLPSEPLTAIAQGSAKQVSVLIGTNLHEGDYFIRKESHLMDKKTACLALEMMTGMPDIPEVTEPFPVTIEGQAQMLTDLIFWRPALALAAAQSAYAPVWMYRFDWTFQGHPTFRKAVHGAEIAFVFDNLELLDKLGLEIQPSMRTLAQEMQQAWVTFARTGRPELPEREWSAYDREKRATTIFHENITVEYDPEGDKRRQLMGQMGV